One Onthophagus taurus isolate NC chromosome 11, IU_Otau_3.0, whole genome shotgun sequence genomic window carries:
- the LOC139431747 gene encoding uncharacterized protein produces the protein MLTQGNTSTVASIRGGGILNSIINKLPVELHIPGYQFCGPGTKLNKRLARGEKGINPLDRACREHDIAYRDNKTLDQRHEADRRLEDTAWERVKAKDSSLGEKTAAWLVTNAMKAKRKLGMGHKRKGVGGKSRRKRRGGSLKSKSGGGGGGKQVTFQKGIVKRIANDLPKNTDSLREAARLALKGARIAVKSVGGKRKVKIPRTIPIPVKRGGILPLLPAIFAGLSALSALSGGAAGVYRAVKKTQEAKDKMKEAERHNKAMEDIAIGKTGSGIYIKRYKKGLGIYLTKKKKKTQKNF, from the coding sequence ATGCTCACTCAAGGTAACACATCAACAGTAGCTTCGATTCGAGGTGGaggaattttaaattcaattatcaACAAACTCCCCGTAGAGTTACACATTCCCGGATATCAATTTTGCGGGCCCGGAACAAAGTTGAATAAACGCTTGGCACGAGGTGAAAAAGGCATAAATCCGTTAGATCGCGCCTGTAGAGAACACGATATAGCCTATAGGgataataaaacattagaTCAACGTCACGAGGCCGATAGGCGTTTAGAGGATACCGCTTGGGAAAGGGTGAAGGCGAAAGACTCATCACTTGGTGAAAAGACTGCGGCGTGGTTAGTCACAAACGCTATGAAAGCGAAACGTAAATTAGGCATGGGGCATAAGCGTAAAGGTGTTGGTGGTAAAAGCCGGCGAAAACGTCGAGGTGGATCATTGAAGTCGAAaagtggtggtggtggtggtggtaaACAGGTGACCTTTCAAAAGGGGATAGTTAAGCGTATAGCAAATGATTTACCAAAAAACACCGATAGTTTACGAGAAGCGGCGCGATTGGCGTTGAAAGGTGCTCGCATAGCTGTAAAGTCTGTAGGCGGAAAGCGAAAAGTTAAAATTCCACGAACAATCCCAATTCCGGTTAAACGAGGAGGAATATTACCACTTTTACCTGCGATATTCGCCGGACTGTCAGCTCTCAGCGCACTATCCGGAGGCGCGGCCGGAGTCTATAGAGCAGTAAAGAAAACTCAAGAGGCGAAGGATAAAATGAAAGAAGCTGAGCGGCACAATAAAGCAATGGAGGACATTGCGATCGGAAAGACGGGGAGTGgtatttacattaaaaggTACAAAAAGGGATTGGGTATATATTtaacgaagaagaagaagaagactcaaaaaaacttttaa